The DNA window GCATTTCCATTAGACGGCTGACGGTACGATCGAATTCGAAGCTTCCGTCCCCTGCCTCGTACAGCTCATCCGGCTCGGCATCGGCGGTGGCGAAGAACTTCACGTGTTGTTCGTAGAGCGCGTCGACCAGCTTGGTGAAGCGGATCGCCTCGTTGCGCATGTCGGGGCCCATTTGCGGGATGCCGACCACGATTACCGTGTGGAAGGCGCGCGCAATCGCGAGGTAATCCGATGCGCCGCGATTTTCGCCGCACAGTCGCTTGAAGCTGAACACCGCGACGCCCTTGAGTGCCTTGGGCACGTGCAGTGTGCGCCCCCCTCCGAGATCGAGATCGCCGGAGGGCACATGCTCGGCATCCTCGGGCGCGTAATCGGTCAGGCGGAAGAAGGCCTCGCGCACCTGCGCGGTGGCGTCGTCCCTCAGCGGTGTATGCCAGGCATCGATCCCGCCGAGCCGGTCGAGCCGGTAATCGGTGGGGCCATTGAGCGGCAAAACATCGAGCCGGTCATGCACCAGCGCGATGAAGGGGAGGAACAGCGAACGGTTGAGCCCGTCCTTGTAGAGGTCCTTCGGCGGGCGATTGGACGTCGTCACTACCGTCACGCCTTCGTCGACCATCAGCGCGGTAAAGAGGCGGGCCATGATCGCCGCATCGGCGGTGTTGGTGACGACCATCTCGTCGAAGGCGAGGCAGCGCACATCGGTCGCGATGCGCTTGGCCACGCGTGCCACCGGGCCCTCGGCCTGCTTCTCGCGCTCTTCGCGGATCATTGCGTCGACTTCGAGCATGAAGGCGTGAAAATGGACTCGCCGCTTGCGGTCGCTATCAAGCGTGGCGACGAACAGGTCCATCAGCATGGATTTGCCACGCCCGACACCGCCCCACATATAGACCCCGCGCGGGGGCTCGGGCTCGCGGCCCAGCAATTTGCCGAAGAAGCCGCCGGTATCGGGCTTGGCTTCGAGTTCCTGCTGCAATTGGTCGAGCCGCTCGGCGGCGGCGCGCTGATCAGCATCGGGGCGCAATTCGTCGCGCGCGACGAGCGCATCGTATTCCGCAAGCAAACCGCTCATGAGCGTTTCTTCAGCTTGCGCACGATGCCCGAATAGCTCGCCACCACATCGTCGCCTTGGACCGCTTTGCCTCGGACGAACAGCATGCTGCCGGTCTCGCGCACGATTTCGCTGAGCGCGTCGAGTGGCCGCTCGGGATCGCCCGAGCCCACGAACTGGGTCGAGAGTTCGACGGTGACGGCGAAACCGCCATGCCCGCTGCCGACCATGTGCATGGTCGCGAACAGGGCGATGTCGATCAGGCCGAGCGTGGTCGCGCCGTGGATGTTGTCGCCCAGGTTGGTGTGCTTGCGCTCGGGAAACATGCGGAGGCGGCAGTGGTCGCCTTCGCGCCGGACCCACATCTCGCCCAGCACCGCGGTGTTGTAGCGACTGGTGTCTTCCAGGCCCCAGCTATGCCAGCCCGGTTCGCCGGTATGGCTTTCGGGCAAGGGTCGGTAATCGATGAATTCCGGAACGACGTCCGACACTTAGGCGGTCCGCTCGACCTCGAGCTTCTTGATCTCGGCGATCGCCTTGGCCGGGCTGAGGCCCTTGGGGCAGACATTCGCGCAGTTCATGATCGTGTGACAGCGATAGAGCTTGAACGGGTCTTCGAGCTCGGCGAGCCGTTCACCGGTCATCTCGTCGCGGCTGTCGGCGATCCAGCGATAGGCCTGGAGCAGGATGGCCGGGCCGAGGAATTTGTCGCTGTTCCACCAATAGCTGGGGCAGGCGGTCGAGCAGCAGGCGCACAGGATGCACTCGTAGAGGCCATCGAGCTGTTCACGCTGTTCGGGCGACTGCAGGCGTTCCTTGCCGTTCGGCGTCGGGCTGACGGTTTGCAGCCACGGACGGATCGAGGCGTATTGCGCGTAGAAATGGGTGAAATCGGGCACGAGGTCCTTCACCACTTCCATGTGCGGCAGCGGGGTGATGCGGATTTCGCCCTTCAGGTCCTCGATCGCGGTGGTGCAGGCGAGGCCGTTCTTGCCGTTCATGTTCATCGAGCACGAACCGCAAATGCCTTCGCGGCACGAACGGCGGAAGGTCAGCGTGGGATCAATGTCGTTCTTGATCTTGAACAGCGCATCGAGAACCATCGGGCCGCAATCGTCGAGATCGATCTCGAACGTGTCGTAGCGCGGGTTCTCGCCGCTATCGGGATCGTAGCGATAGATCTTGAACTTCTGGACCCGGCTCGCGCCCTCGGCGCGGTGGGTTTTGCCGTCCTTGCGGATGGTGGAGTTCTTGGGGAGCGTGAAAGTGGCCATGATCTATCCGGTGTTCGGTCTGTGTGCGCCCTCTCTAGCGGCTTGATCGCGCGCGGCAAGGGGGCGGGGCGCGAGAGTGGCGTCGCGAGACATGGACCGGGTGTTACACTGTCCAGGCCATAAAGATTCCGGGCGGAAGCGATCTTCCTGATTTGCAAGCGCATACGGATAGAAACTGCGTCCCATGAGTCCCATTATAGGGCAAGGCGAACCTGTAGGACAGCGATGCGATGACGGCAGTGATCTTCGGAGCGAATGGCGGGATCGGCGCGGCGCTGGTCGAGGCGCTCGCTGGTCGCGGCGAGACCGTCCACGCCTTCGCGCGCAGCGAGATCGCAGCGCCAGAGGGTGTCACGGCGCATATCGGCGATCCGTTCGACGAGGAATGGCTCGCGAGCGAGCTGGCAGGCATCGGCGAGGCGGACCTGGTTGTGGTGGCCAGTGGTATCCTCACGCTAGCCGACGGGACGGGGCCGGAGAAAACCTACCGCGCGCTCGATGCCGAGGCGATGACCGAAGTGCTGCGGATCAACACGGTGCTCCCTGCGCTGATTGCCAAGCATGCGCTGCCGCTCCTGCCGCGCAAGGAACGTGGCGTGTTCGCGGCGATTTCGGCCAAGGTCGGTTCGATCGAGGACAATCGCCTCGGCGGATGGCATTCCTACCGCGCGAGCAAGGCGGCGTTGAACATGCTGGTGAAGAATTTCGCCATCGAACTGGCGCGCACGCACAAGCAAGCTGCGGTGGTGGCCCTGCATCCGGGAACGGTAAATACCGGGCTGAGCGAACCATTCCAGCAGGGCCTGCCGGAAGGACAAGTGCGGCCAGCGCCGGAAGCGGCGCACGATCTGCTGGCGGTGCTCGATAAAGTGACGCCGGACGATAGCGGCGCGCTGCTCGCCTATGATGGCGAGCGATTGCCGTATTGACCGGATTGTGCGGTCAGTAAGACACCATTGATCCAATGACCATTTGAAGGCGTGGGAGCCACGTCGTCCCGGCTCTCACCGGGACGACGCGGCTTAATCCCGCATTACTCGCCGAAAGTGCGCTGCCACCAACCGCGGCGCGGTTTGGCGGGCTTGTCTTCGACGGTCGGCTTGGCAGCCTCGGTTTCGCGCTTGTCGCCGGTGGGCGCAGCGGGTTCCCCGGCCGTCGGAGCGGCCTCGACGGCCGCTTCGGTTTCGGCTTTCTTGGCCGCCGGCTTGCGACGGGTGCGCTTGGGCTTTTCTTCGGCCTTCGCCTCGTCTGCCGGAGCCTCTTCGGCATCGGCCTTTTTCTTGCGCGGGGCGCGCTTGCCCTTGGGCTTTTCCTCGGTTGCGGCTTCGGCGCTGTCGTCGCTCTTCTTGCGACGGGTACGCTTCGGCTTCTCCTCGGTCTTTTCCTCGGCCTTTTCTTGGACCGGGGCGTCGTCGCCATCCTTGGCGGCGGAAGCCTTCTTTGCCGCCGGTTTACGACGGGTGCGCTTCGGCTTGTCCTGCTCGGCAGCGGCTTCGGGATCGACCGGCTCGCCTTCGGGGCCGGAGACGACCGCGATGTCGTTGTCGAGCTGCTCGCTTACCTGTTCAAGGTTCTCGGCTTCTTCACCGATTTCCTCGTTCGTTGGCGTATCCTTCTTCTTGCCGCGTCCACGACCGCCGCGACGACCCCGGCGGCGACGCTTCTTGGGCTTGCCGTCTTCGTCTTCGTCGTCGTTCCGACCGCCATCATTGCGGTTGTCATCGTTGCGGGTGTCGTCATCCGAGCTGTCGTCATCGTCCGAATCGTCGCCATCGTCGTCATTGCGATCTCGCTGGTTCCGATTGCGACCGCGACCACCACCACGGCGGCTGCGCTTCTTGCGACCGCGACCGCGTCCGCCGCGATCGTCGTCGTCGTCATCTTCGTCTTCGTCGCCGTAATCCTCGATCTCGTCTTCAGGCTCGTCATCCTCGACGATCGGCTCGAATTTGGGGCGCGAGCTCGGTTTGGGGCCGGTGCTCTCGGCACGCATCTTGGCGCCTTCGTCCTCGCCCTCGGGCATGATGTGGACGGTGACGCCGTAGCGCTCCTCAATCTCGGCCAGGTCCGAACGCTTGTCGTTCAGCAGGTAGATCGTGGCTTCCTGGCTGGCGTAGAGCTTGATCACCGTGCCCTTGCCCTTGGCCGCTTCGTCCTCGATCAGGCGCAGCGCCGAAAGCGCGGAGCTGGAAGCGGTGCGGACGAGGCCGGTGCCGTCGCAATGCGGGCATTCGCGGGTGGTCGCCTCGAGCACGCCGGTGCGCAGGCGCTGGCGGCTCATTTCCATCAGGCCAAAGCCCGAGATACGGCCCACCTGGATGCGCGCGCGATCGCTCTTGAGCGCATCCTTCATCGCGCGTTCGACCTTACGGACGTTGGAATTGTATTCCATGTCGATGAAGTCGATCACCACCAGGCCGGCCATGTCACGCAGGCGAAGCTGGCGGGCGATCTCGCGCGCCGCTTCGAGATTGGTGTGCAGCGCGGTCTGCTCGATCCCGTGTTCCTTGGTCGAGCGGCCCGAGTTGATGTCGATCGAGACCAGGGCCTCGGTCGGGTTGATGATCAGGTAACCGCCCGATTTCAGCTGCACCTGCGGGTCGTACATCGCGCGCAACTGGTCTTCGGCGCCATAGCGCTGGAACAGCGGCACCGGATCGGCATAGCTTTTCACGCGGCGCGCATGGCTGGGCATCAGCAGCTTCATGAACTGCTTGGCGGCCTTGTAGCCTTCCTCGCCTTCGACCAGCACTTCCTCGATCTCGCGATTGTAGACGTCGCGGATCGCGCGCTTGATCAGGTCGCTGTCCGAATGAATCAGCGCCGGGGCCGAAGAACCCATCGTCTTTTCGCGGATCTCGTCCCACAGGCGAGCGAGATAGTCGAAGTCCCGCTTGATCTCGGTTTTGTTGCGGCTGATGCCGGCGGTGCGCACGATCAGGCCCATGCTCTTCGGCAGGCTCAGATCGCCGACGATCTTCTTCAGCCGCTTGCGGTCGCCCGCGTTCGAAATCTTGCGCGAAATGCCGCCGCCGCTGGAGCTGTTCGGCATCAGCACGGTGTAGCGGCCGGCAAGGCTGAGATAGGTGGTGAGGGCGGCGCCCTTGTTGCCGCGCTCTTCCTTCACGACCTGGACGAGCAGGACCTGGCGGCGCTGGATGACGTCCTGGATCTTGTAGCGGCGGCGCAGCGCACGGCGGCGTTCGCGGACTTCGTCCACTTCCTTGGCGCGCGAGCGACCCTGGCGGCGCTTGCCACCCTTGCCGCGACCGCGACCACGGCCCTTGCGGGGCTTCTCGTCGCCATCTTGGTCCTCGTCGTCATCATCGTCGTCATGGTCTTCGACCGCTTCGCCCTCTTCGAGCGTGGCGACCTTGTCCTTGTCGTCGTCGACTTCCTCGAGCCCGTCTTCGGCGATTTCCTCGACCAGCGATTCCCCGGTCTCGTCATCGGCGTCGTACTCGTCACCCGGCATTTCGCCGCGCTCTTCCTCTTCGGCGCGCAGGCGGGCTTCTTCCTCGGCCGCTTCCTGCTCTTCGGCGAGAAGGGCGGCGCGGTCTTCGGAGGGGATCTGGTAGTAATCGGGGTGGATTTCGCTGAAGGCGAGGAACCCGTGGCGGTTGCCGCCGAAATCGACGAACGCGGCCTGGAGGCTCGGTTCGACCCTGGTTACCTTCGCGAGGTAGATATTGCCTTTGATCTGCTTGTGATCGGAAGATTCGAAGTCGAATTCCTCGATCCGGTTGCCTTTAAGAACTGCGACCCGTGTTTCTTCCGGGTGGCGCGCGTCGATGAGCATACGCGTGGGCATTGAATATTCTCCGTGCACCCGGCGGCGGCGCTCCCAACCAGACACTGGGCCTGGCAAGGGGCGGGGCAGGGGGGCGCATTGTTAAGGGGCCCGGCGCTTTCGAACTGGCGAGTGCCGTCGTGCGGTGCCGGGCGTTCTGGTACAGGCCGCGCGAAATGTCGGCGGCGGTGTGCGTGTCTGCAGTGTGCCATGCGCCGGACGCCGCACGGGCCATGTGGCCCTGCGTGCTGTTCTCTAGCGCAATGTTTGAAGTCACCTGCATCAACCTGTTGCGGCGGAAAGCTTCTGATCTCTCCCCAGTATTGTCTGGGCGGGAGGGCACATCCGGCGCGGATTATTCTCGTTTTTCGGGGGTAAACTGCCCCGGTGGACAATTGGTTAGCAGCGCTGCGTCGTCGCCACAAGCACTGTTCACAGCCGCGCGGAGGGGTTTTGCGCATTTCGAACGGGGCGCTAAGGCGGGGCCCAATGAACCGCCGGGTCATCCTTGCCCTGATCGTTGCGATCCCGCTCGGCCTGCTGGCGGGTGCCGGGTTGGGCTATTGGCAGAGCGGCGGCGAGACCTCGGTGCGCGATCGCGGTGAACCGATCGTGCGGCTCAAGCTGCCCGAGGCGGGTGGCGAGATCGGGTTGCCGCCGATCCAGGGCCCTGCCGATTCCTCGCGCCCGCTGGTGGTGATCGATGCCGGCCATGGCGCGGGCGATCCCGGCGCGAGCGGCCACGGCCTGCGCGAAAAGACCATTACGCTGGCGATCGCCTTGGCGGTGCGCGAGCGGTTGCTCGAGGGTGGCGGCATCCGCGTGGCGATGACGCGCGACGACGACAGCTATCTCGTGCTCGAGGAGCGCGCCAATATCGCCCGCCGCCTGGGGGCGGACCTGTTTGTCTCGATCCATGCCGATTCGGCAGAAAACGACGCTGCAACCGGGGCCACCGCCTACGTCCTGTCCGAAGAGGGGTCGAGCGAGCAGGCGGAAGCTTTCGCCGCGCGCGAAAACCGCTCGGTGACAGTCAACGGCGTCGAGCTTTCGGAGCAGGAAGACACGATCAACGCGATCCTCGTCGATCTTTCGCAGCGCGATACCGAGTCGCGCAGCCGCGCACTGGCCGAACTGATCGTGCGCGAGGCCGAAGGAAAGGTGCCGATGCGGCGGCGCGCGATCCAGTCTGCCAATTTCATCGTCCTCCATTCGCCCGACATGCCCTCGCTCCTGTTCGAAGCCGGCTACCTTTCCAACGACGCCGACGCCGCGCGGCTCGCCACCGAAGAGGGGCGGGCGGCCATCGCCGACATGCTCGCCCGCACCATCCGCATCCACTTCGCACGCCAATCGGGCGGCTGATCGTCGCTCCACCGACATTCAGTTGCGCGATAGCTTGGCCACGCTAAAGCAGCAGGAACATGACCGAAGCGACCCAGCAGCCTTTCCTCGCCTACCTGCAATACCGCCTGCGCCGCGATCCCGGTGTGGTGTGGGAGGGATTCCGCGAGACCTGGGCGGACAACCGCAAGTTCCGCTGGCTGGTGCGGATCGGGCTCGCGCTGCTGATCCTCGCGCTGGCGTTGTGGATCGCGCTGATGCGCAATCTGCCCGATGCCAAAACGCTGGTGACCTATCAGCCGCAACTGCCCACCATGGTGCGCGGGATCGATGGCGAAGTGGTCTATTCCTATGCCCGCGACCGGCGCGTGCAGCTTCAGTTCGAGGATTTCCCCGAGGAAGTGACCAACGCTTTCCTCGCGGCCGAGGACGAGACGTTCTGGTCGCATGGCGGGGTCGATATTACCGGCACGCTCAATGCCGTTTTCGATTATGCCCGCAAGGCCGGATCGGATCAGCGCGCGGTGGGCGGATCGACCATCACCCAGCAGGTCGCCAAGAACATCCTGCTGGGCGACGAATATTCGGTCACCCGCAAGCTGCGCGAAATGGTGCTGGCCCAGCGGATCGAGGAAGTGCTGACCAAGCAGGAGATCCTCGAGCTTTATCTCAACGAAATTCCGCTCGGCCGCCGCAGCTTCGGCGTGCAGGCCGCCGCGCGCGCCTATTTCGACAAGGACCTGGACGATCTGGAACTGCACGAGGCGGCTTTCCTCGCGATCCTGCCCAAGGCGCCCGAACGCTATGGCCGTGCGCGCTATGAAGACATGGCCCTCGCCCGTCGCGCGACCGTGCTCGACCGGATGGAGCGCAATGGTTGGGCGACGGCGGCAGAAGTCGCCGCGGCGAAGGCCAAGCCGCTCGGCCTGGTGGCCGGGGGCACCAATATCCGCACCGCCGATGCGGGTTACTACCTTGAGGAAGTCCGCCGCCTGCTGATCGAGGAATATGGCGAACAGGCCGAAGACGGACCGAACAGCGTCTATGCCGGCGGACTGTGGGTGCGCACCGCGCTCGATACCGAAGTGCAGGACGCGGCCCGCGATTCGCTGCGCGCAGGGTTGATGCGCTATCAGGGCGGGCGCGGATTCTCCTCCCCGGTCGCGACGCTCAACCCGGACAATGGCGATCTCGTTTCCCAGCTCGCCTCGTCGAATCTCGGGGTCAATTACAAGGACTGGCGCGTCGGCGTCATCACCGAAGGCGGCAGCGCGCCGCGGATCGCCTTTGCCAATGGCGATGCCGGAGCGCTGACTCGCGCGCCCTCGAGCCTCAAACCGGGTGACGTGGTCGCCGCGACGCGCCAGGGCGAGTCACGCTTCCGGCTCGAGGTCGTTCCCTCGGTATCGGGCGGCCTTCTGGTCCAGCAGCCGCAGACCGGCCGGATCGTCGCGATGCAGGGCGGCTTCGATGCGCGGCTCGGCTCGTTCAACCGCGCGACCCAGGCCGAACGTCAACCCGGCTCGACGATCAAGCCTTTCGTTTATGCCACCGCGCTCGACAACGGGATGACCCCCGCGACCATGGTCGACGACAAGGCGTTCTGCGTCTGGCAGGGTGCGGCGCTCGGCGAGAAGTGCTTCCGCAATTACAGCCGTTCGGGCGGCGGCAGCCACACGATGCGCTGGGGCTTAGAGCAATCGCGAAACCTGATGACCGTCCACATCGCCGATGAAGTCGGGATGGAAAAGGTCACCGGCACCTTTCAGCGGCTCGGCATCGGGACCTACGATCCGTATTATTCCTTCGCGCTTGGCGCGGGCGAAACCACGGTCGAGCGGATGGTCAACGCCTATTCCGCGCTCGCCAATAACGGCGTGCAATATGATGCGAGCCCGATCGACCTCGTCCAGGATCGCAAGGGCAAGGTGATCTGGCGTGCCGACAAGCGCCGCTGCGATGGCTGCAACATGGCCGAATGGGACGGCAAACCGATGCCGCGCCTCGCGCCGCGCGGGCGGCAGGTGATGAACCCGGCCACCGCCTATCAGACCGTCCATATGCTGCGCGGCGTGGTCCAGCGCGGCACCGCGCTGGCGCTCGCCAGCCTCGACATTCCGCTGTTCGGCAAGACCGGGACCACCAACGGCCCGACCGATGTATGGTTCGTCGGCGGTTCGCAGGATCTGGTCGCGGGGGTTTATATCGGCTTCGACAATCCGCGGAACCTGGGCGGATATGTCCAGGGCGGCACCTTCGCCGCGCCGATCGTGCGCCAGCTGATCTCCGAAACCAAGCCGCGCTGGGGCAACCAGCCCTTCGTCGCACCCGATGGCGTGCGAATGATCCGGATCGATCGCCTGTCGGGCAAGCGCGTCTTCGCTGGCACGCCGAGCGAGGAGCGTCGCGCCTCGGTGATCTGGGAAGCCTTTAAGGCCGATACCGAACCGCCCCGCCGCGGCGATGCCGACGTGTTCGACAGCCGCCGCAAGGCGATCATCGCCGCCGTTCGCGCCGCCCGCAATCCGCCCCGTCGCACCGAGGCTCCTCAGGAGGAGCAGGTGGTCGAAGGCGATTTCGCCGAAGAGCAGGGCGGCATTTACTGAGGTTTGCGGTCCTCCCCCGGGTGGGGAGGGATCAGCTCCGCAGATCCGCGAAGGTGTCGCACTGGTCCTCGTCCTGGGTCGCGAAGCCGCGGCGCAGCCATTGCATGCGCTGGGCGCTGGAGCCGTGGGTGAAGTTTTCCGGATTGGCGCGCTGGCCGGCGCGTTCCATGATCGTGTCGTCGCCGATCGCGGCGGCGGCGTTCATGCCTTCCTCGAGATCGCCTTGCTCGACCTTGTCGCGGTTCTTGGCCGCCCATACGCCGGCATAGCAATCTGCCTGCAATTCCATGCGCACCTGGAGATCGTTGGCGCGGCGCGGGTTTTGCTGCTGCGCGCTCCGGATCTGGTCGGCGATGCCGGTCAGCTTCTGGATGTGGTGCCCGTATTCGTGCGCCATCACGTAAAGCCGCGCGAAATCGCCGCGCTCGCCGGATAGGCGCGCAAGCTGGTCGTAGAAGCTGGTGTCGATGTAGATGCCCATGTCGGCGGGGCAATAGAACGGTCCGGCCGCGCTGCTCGCCGTGCCGCAACCCGAACGCACACGGCCCGAATAGAAGGTCAGGCTCGGTTGGCGGAACTCGATATCGGCTTCACGGAATTCGGGCTCCCATGTCTGGTTGAGCGATTGCAGGGCGCTGCAGGCCTCGCGCGAATATTCATTCTGCGAGCACAATTCCTGCTCTGACATATCCGAACCGCGGCTGCTGGTGGTCGCCTGGTCGATGCTCTGCACCGTACCCAGCGTGCTGACGAAATCCGTCCCGAACACCAGCGAGCCGATCGCGGCAATGACGATGGCACCGCAGCCGAGCTTTCCGGCCCTTCCGCCGCCGCCTCCGCGCACATCGATCTTGTTGGTGTCGAACGGATTGAGCCGCATGATATTTTCCCCTGTCACGGTCCTTTCGGTGGACAGCGCGGGTATGCCGCGCGATGGACCGTCAGCAACAATAACAGCCAAGGAAGCGAAATGTTTCTCGAAGGACGCCGCGCACTCGTAACCGGATCCACCTCGGGCATCGGACTTGCCGTCGCCCGTGCCCTCCATGCCGAAGGCGCAGAGATCGTGCTCAACGGCTTCGGTGACGAAAGCGAAATCGCCGAATTGTGCGAGGAACTGGGCGCGAAACATTCGGGCGCTGACATGACCGATACTGCCGCCATCGAAGCGATGATGGAAGAGCACGGACCGATCGATATCCTCGTCAACAATGCCGGGATGCAGCATGTCGCCCCGGTCGAGGAATTCCCGGTCGATAAATGGGAAAAGATCCTCGCGCTCAATTTGGGCGCCGCGTTTCACACGATCCGGCTCGCCGTGCCGCACATGAAGCAGCAGGGCTGGGGGCGGATCATCAACACCGCCAGCGCGCATTCGAAGACGGCATCGCCGTTCAAGACCGCCTATGTCGCGGCCAAGCACGGGCTCGACGGGCTGACCAAGACGGTTGCGCTGGAACTCGCCGAAAGCGGCGTGACCGCCAATTGCATATCGCCGGGCTATGTCTGGACGCCGCTCGTCGAAAACCAGATCCCCGATACGATGCAGGCCCGTAACATGACGCGCGACGAGGTGATGAACGACGTGCTGCTCGCCAAGCAACCGACCAAACGGTTCGTGCAGCCGGAGGAAATCGGCGCGTTGGCCGTGTTCCTGTGCCGCGAAGAGGCGGGGAACGTGACCGGGGCGAACTGGAGCGTGGATGGCGGCTGGACCGCCGAATAGGGGACTTTCCGATGAAGAGATTTTCGATTTTTGCGCTGCCGCTGGCGGCGCTGGCGCTTCCGGCGTGCGCAGCGACGAGCGATGCAGCGAATCCCGCCAGCGCGTCCGACACGGCGATTGTCGCCGCGACCAGCGAAGCGGCACCGACGCTCGAACAGACCGAAGATATCCTGATGAAGCATATCGAGGTCCTCGCCAGCGACGACTACATGGGCCGCAAGCCCGGCACCGAAGGCGGTCGCAAGACGATCGACTATCTGGCTGGCGAATTGGAGAAATACGGCTTCGAGCCGGGCTACAACGGCAGTTTCGAGCAGAAAGTGGTGTTCGAGCGTTCCGCCGCACCCAAGGTTGCGCTGCTCCTGGGCGATACCGTGATCGAAGGCGAGGGGGTTGTCTCCCTAGCCGGGTCGACCGATTTCGACGGCGTCGAACTGGTCCGGATCGCATCGACGGACGACATCAACGACACCATCGCGGGCAAGCTGATGGTGATCGAGAATCCGATGCTGATGCGAGAAGCGGCGCAGGCTGGTCTCGAGGCGGGTGCGCGCGGTGCGATCGTGCTGGCGGGCGATGCCTTGCTTGCCAATTTCGCGGGTGGGGCCCAGCGCGAGCGGGTGAAGCTCGCAGACATGGATAACGGGGATGCCGAGCCGGTGTTCGTCTTGCTCGGCGACGATGCGAGCGCGGCGTTCAAGGCTGCCGATACCGACATGGTCTCCGCCGCCTACACCAGCGACGGCACGCGGTTCGAAAGCGCTAACGTGATCGGCAGATTGCCCGGGACGCGTCCCGAAGCCGGCGCGATCGTGATGATGGCGCATTGGGATCATATCGGCGAATGCGGCGAGCCAGACGCCGAAGACAGGATTTGCAACGGCGCGGTGGACAACGCGTCCGGCATCGCCGCCATGCTCGAAACCGCGCGTCGGCTGGCCGCTGGCCCGCAGCTCGAGCGCGATGTCTACATCATGGGCACCACCGCCGAAGAAATGGGCCTGCTCGGCGCGACCTATTTCGCCGAAAACCCGCCGCGCCCGCTCGACGAGATCCATGCCGCGCTCAATATCGACACGGTCGCGATTGCCCCGGCCGATGCGCCACTCTCGGTGATCGGCTGGAAACGCACGCCGCTCGATGCGTCGATCGAAGGCGT is part of the Alteriqipengyuania halimionae genome and encodes:
- the zapE gene encoding cell division protein ZapE, with the translated sequence MSGLLAEYDALVARDELRPDADQRAAAERLDQLQQELEAKPDTGGFFGKLLGREPEPPRGVYMWGGVGRGKSMLMDLFVATLDSDRKRRVHFHAFMLEVDAMIREEREKQAEGPVARVAKRIATDVRCLAFDEMVVTNTADAAIMARLFTALMVDEGVTVVTTSNRPPKDLYKDGLNRSLFLPFIALVHDRLDVLPLNGPTDYRLDRLGGIDAWHTPLRDDATAQVREAFFRLTDYAPEDAEHVPSGDLDLGGGRTLHVPKALKGVAVFSFKRLCGENRGASDYLAIARAFHTVIVVGIPQMGPDMRNEAIRFTKLVDALYEQHVKFFATADAEPDELYEAGDGSFEFDRTVSRLMEMQSEQYLALGHGEG
- a CDS encoding PaaI family thioesterase, which encodes MSDVVPEFIDYRPLPESHTGEPGWHSWGLEDTSRYNTAVLGEMWVRREGDHCRLRMFPERKHTNLGDNIHGATTLGLIDIALFATMHMVGSGHGGFAVTVELSTQFVGSGDPERPLDALSEIVRETGSMLFVRGKAVQGDDVVASYSGIVRKLKKRS
- a CDS encoding succinate dehydrogenase iron-sulfur subunit; translated protein: MATFTLPKNSTIRKDGKTHRAEGASRVQKFKIYRYDPDSGENPRYDTFEIDLDDCGPMVLDALFKIKNDIDPTLTFRRSCREGICGSCSMNMNGKNGLACTTAIEDLKGEIRITPLPHMEVVKDLVPDFTHFYAQYASIRPWLQTVSPTPNGKERLQSPEQREQLDGLYECILCACCSTACPSYWWNSDKFLGPAILLQAYRWIADSRDEMTGERLAELEDPFKLYRCHTIMNCANVCPKGLSPAKAIAEIKKLEVERTA
- a CDS encoding SDR family NAD(P)-dependent oxidoreductase — translated: MTAVIFGANGGIGAALVEALAGRGETVHAFARSEIAAPEGVTAHIGDPFDEEWLASELAGIGEADLVVVASGILTLADGTGPEKTYRALDAEAMTEVLRINTVLPALIAKHALPLLPRKERGVFAAISAKVGSIEDNRLGGWHSYRASKAALNMLVKNFAIELARTHKQAAVVALHPGTVNTGLSEPFQQGLPEGQVRPAPEAAHDLLAVLDKVTPDDSGALLAYDGERLPY
- a CDS encoding Rne/Rng family ribonuclease; protein product: MPTRMLIDARHPEETRVAVLKGNRIEEFDFESSDHKQIKGNIYLAKVTRVEPSLQAAFVDFGGNRHGFLAFSEIHPDYYQIPSEDRAALLAEEQEAAEEEARLRAEEEERGEMPGDEYDADDETGESLVEEIAEDGLEEVDDDKDKVATLEEGEAVEDHDDDDDDEDQDGDEKPRKGRGRGRGKGGKRRQGRSRAKEVDEVRERRRALRRRYKIQDVIQRRQVLLVQVVKEERGNKGAALTTYLSLAGRYTVLMPNSSSGGGISRKISNAGDRKRLKKIVGDLSLPKSMGLIVRTAGISRNKTEIKRDFDYLARLWDEIREKTMGSSAPALIHSDSDLIKRAIRDVYNREIEEVLVEGEEGYKAAKQFMKLLMPSHARRVKSYADPVPLFQRYGAEDQLRAMYDPQVQLKSGGYLIINPTEALVSIDINSGRSTKEHGIEQTALHTNLEAAREIARQLRLRDMAGLVVIDFIDMEYNSNVRKVERAMKDALKSDRARIQVGRISGFGLMEMSRQRLRTGVLEATTRECPHCDGTGLVRTASSSALSALRLIEDEAAKGKGTVIKLYASQEATIYLLNDKRSDLAEIEERYGVTVHIMPEGEDEGAKMRAESTGPKPSSRPKFEPIVEDDEPEDEIEDYGDEDEDDDDDDRGGRGRGRKKRSRRGGGRGRNRNQRDRNDDDGDDSDDDDSSDDDTRNDDNRNDGGRNDDEDEDGKPKKRRRRGRRGGRGRGKKKDTPTNEEIGEEAENLEQVSEQLDNDIAVVSGPEGEPVDPEAAAEQDKPKRTRRKPAAKKASAAKDGDDAPVQEKAEEKTEEKPKRTRRKKSDDSAEAATEEKPKGKRAPRKKKADAEEAPADEAKAEEKPKRTRRKPAAKKAETEAAVEAAPTAGEPAAPTGDKRETEAAKPTVEDKPAKPRRGWWQRTFGE
- a CDS encoding N-acetylmuramoyl-L-alanine amidase family protein, translated to MNRRVILALIVAIPLGLLAGAGLGYWQSGGETSVRDRGEPIVRLKLPEAGGEIGLPPIQGPADSSRPLVVIDAGHGAGDPGASGHGLREKTITLAIALAVRERLLEGGGIRVAMTRDDDSYLVLEERANIARRLGADLFVSIHADSAENDAATGATAYVLSEEGSSEQAEAFAARENRSVTVNGVELSEQEDTINAILVDLSQRDTESRSRALAELIVREAEGKVPMRRRAIQSANFIVLHSPDMPSLLFEAGYLSNDADAARLATEEGRAAIADMLARTIRIHFARQSGG